The proteins below come from a single Fusarium verticillioides 7600 chromosome 3, whole genome shotgun sequence genomic window:
- a CDS encoding hypothetical protein (At least one base has a quality score < 10) codes for MAPLAHDPSGYLMEPPEGQTRTLVNPPSSGSGVIPCGVTTTIIASIIVILRVFTRRYVVKSVLGADDYLCIASLCFSFIFLGISLTLLNLGAGNHMWDIPVAEYVPKFWQTSIGATLTYAASISLAKLSVLSFYLRISPDRFVRRAVHVLMALVCSYTFVYVCLVVFRCQPVSAGWDLTIEGKCIGMDVLVIFLVICSVVIDTFVLLLPIRIVQPLQIPTRQKISLAVLFATGGVIIVVTIRRATITLPILEAPDYTWALPRQLILSFIEVNTSLVCVSIPALKPFCVRYIPFLIHPRFHSQEKNSKKSNSHSQEKRKSHTLDNDSYEMPHRRDFSGENPQEDETRLCPAIPENNAALESDGAIDTESVDSSADQVPPVAAKPKTCSSQFL; via the exons ATGGCGCCTCTTGCTCATGACCCTTCGGGCTATCTCATGGAGCCGCCAGAGGGACAAACGAGAACTCTTGTTAACCCGCCGAGCAGTGGGAGCGGAGTTATTCCTTGTGGTGTTACGACGACGATCATTGCTTCGATTATTGTTATCTTGAGGGTCTTTACGAGGAGATATGTGGTTAAGAGTGTGTTGGGCGCTGATGACT ACTTGTGCATAGCTAGTCTCTGtttctctttcatctttcTCGGTATCTCATTAACAC ttctcaaccttggtgcTGGAAACCACATGTGGGATATCCCAGTAGCCGAATACGTTCCCAAGTTCTGGCAGACCAGCATCGGAGCCACACTCACATACGCTGCCAGCATCAGTCTCGCCAAACTCTCTGTCCTCAGCTTCTATCTTCGAATCTCTCCTGATAGATTCGTCCGTCGAGCCGTCCATGTCTTGATGGCTCTCGTCTGCTCATACACTTTCGTCTACGTCTGCCTCGTCGTGTTCCGATGCCAGCCTGTATCCGCAGGATGGGACCTCACCATCGAAGGAAAGTGTATTGGCATGGATGTTCTAGTTATCTTCCTGGTCATCTGCAGTGTCGTCATCGATACTTTCGTTCTTTTGCTTCCGATCCGCATCgtccagcctcttcagatTCCAACTCGCCAAAAGATCTCACTTGCTGTTCTCTTTGCCACTGGAGGCGTCATCATTGTCGTCACAATCAGGAGGGCTACCATCACTCTTCCCATCTTGGAGGCACCCGACTATACCTGGGCTCTTCCACGACAGCTTATCTTGAGTTTCATCGAGGTCAACACTAGCCTCGTCTGTGTTTCTATCCCAGCTCTCAAACCATTCTGTGTTCGATATATCCCCTTCCTCATCCACCCTCGCTTTCACTCGCAGGAGAAGAACTCAAAGAAGTCCAACTCGCACagtcaagagaagagaaagagtcaTACCCTCGACAACGATTCATACGAGATGCCTCATAGACGAGACTTCAGTGGCGAGAaccctcaagaagatgaaacACGTCTTTGTCCCGCGATACCAGAGAACAATGCCGCTCTGGAGTCAGACGGTGCAATAGACACCGAGAGCGTTGATAGCTCAGCCGATCAAGTACCCCCAGTAGCCGCCAAGCCAAAAACCTGCTCTAGCCAGTTTCTCTAA
- a CDS encoding hypothetical protein (At least one base has a quality score < 10): MWLRVCWALMTVCSVQHLLSGAELTELLDLCIASLCFSFIFLGISLTLLNLGAGNHMWDIPVAEYVPKFWQTSIGATLTYAASISLAKLSVLSFYLRISPDRFVRRAVHVLMALVCSYTFVYVCLVVFRCQPVSAGWDLTIEGKCIGMDVLVIFLVICSVVIDTFVLLLPIRIVQPLQIPTRQKISLAVLFATGGVIIVVTIRRATITLPILEAPDYTWALPRQLILSFIEVNTSLVCVSIPALKPFCVRYIPFLIHPRFHSQEKNSKKSNSHSQEKRKSHTLDNDSYEMPHRRDFSGENPQEDETRLCPAIPENNAALESDGAIDTESVDSSADQVPPVAAKPKTCSSQFL, from the exons ATGTGGTTAAGAGTGTGTTGGGCGCTGATGACTGTATGTTCTGTTCAACATTTACTCTCGGGAGCAGAACTAACTGAGTTGTTAGACTTGTGCATAGCTAGTCTCTGtttctctttcatctttcTCGGTATCTCATTAACAC ttctcaaccttggtgcTGGAAACCACATGTGGGATATCCCAGTAGCCGAATACGTTCCCAAGTTCTGGCAGACCAGCATCGGAGCCACACTCACATACGCTGCCAGCATCAGTCTCGCCAAACTCTCTGTCCTCAGCTTCTATCTTCGAATCTCTCCTGATAGATTCGTCCGTCGAGCCGTCCATGTCTTGATGGCTCTCGTCTGCTCATACACTTTCGTCTACGTCTGCCTCGTCGTGTTCCGATGCCAGCCTGTATCCGCAGGATGGGACCTCACCATCGAAGGAAAGTGTATTGGCATGGATGTTCTAGTTATCTTCCTGGTCATCTGCAGTGTCGTCATCGATACTTTCGTTCTTTTGCTTCCGATCCGCATCgtccagcctcttcagatTCCAACTCGCCAAAAGATCTCACTTGCTGTTCTCTTTGCCACTGGAGGCGTCATCATTGTCGTCACAATCAGGAGGGCTACCATCACTCTTCCCATCTTGGAGGCACCCGACTATACCTGGGCTCTTCCACGACAGCTTATCTTGAGTTTCATCGAGGTCAACACTAGCCTCGTCTGTGTTTCTATCCCAGCTCTCAAACCATTCTGTGTTCGATATATCCCCTTCCTCATCCACCCTCGCTTTCACTCGCAGGAGAAGAACTCAAAGAAGTCCAACTCGCACagtcaagagaagagaaagagtcaTACCCTCGACAACGATTCATACGAGATGCCTCATAGACGAGACTTCAGTGGCGAGAaccctcaagaagatgaaacACGTCTTTGTCCCGCGATACCAGAGAACAATGCCGCTCTGGAGTCAGACGGTGCAATAGACACCGAGAGCGTTGATAGCTCAGCCGATCAAGTACCCCCAGTAGCCGCCAAGCCAAAAACCTGCTCTAGCCAGTTTCTCTAA